One genomic region from Thermoleptolyngbya sichuanensis A183 encodes:
- a CDS encoding M16 family metallopeptidase, which translates to MTLKTHRARLALIPVVALALLLGVWSLFPTVAIARTAPRSEPLSIQPYIDRVVDRVTEFTLDNGMKFIVLERHQAPVISFMTYVNVGAAYEAAGKTGAAHFLEHLAFKGTTRLGTSDYAAERPLLARLDRLFDRIQVAKAAGQTGRAAELQEEFDRVRSQAAQYVRQNEYGQVVERAGGVGLNATTSADATRYFYSFPANKLELWMSLESDRFLDPVFREFYEEKDVILEERRMRTDNSPIGKMVEAFLEAGFPDHPYGRPIIGYEEDIRNLTRRDIQDFFDTYYTPDRITIAVVGDVDPAEVKRLAEIYFGRFRTRSRAPNITAPPPNQTGPREVVLRQKTEPWYLVGYQRPASDDADNATYQILASVLTGGRTSRLYKSLVETGISLSTDVANGFPGDRYSNMMLFFAQTAPGHTIDEIATILNAELERLKTEPVAPAELERVKTQARAGMLQLLASNRGMASLLPEYEANTGDWRNLFEDLKAFESVTAEDVQRVAQSLFVPQKLTIGKLLPEE; encoded by the coding sequence ATGACTTTGAAGACTCATCGGGCACGATTGGCCCTGATTCCTGTGGTTGCATTGGCTCTGCTGCTGGGCGTGTGGAGCCTGTTTCCGACCGTGGCGATCGCCCGCACCGCCCCCCGTTCTGAACCGCTGTCGATCCAGCCCTACATCGATCGGGTGGTCGATCGCGTAACCGAATTTACCCTCGACAATGGCATGAAATTCATCGTGCTAGAGCGGCATCAGGCTCCGGTAATTTCGTTCATGACCTATGTAAATGTGGGAGCGGCCTACGAAGCCGCAGGCAAAACCGGAGCCGCCCATTTCCTGGAGCATCTGGCATTTAAGGGCACAACCCGCCTGGGCACCAGCGACTACGCCGCTGAACGGCCGCTGCTAGCTCGACTGGATCGGCTATTTGACCGCATCCAGGTGGCCAAGGCCGCAGGGCAGACGGGTCGCGCCGCAGAGCTACAGGAAGAGTTTGACCGAGTGCGATCGCAGGCCGCGCAATACGTCCGCCAAAACGAATATGGGCAGGTGGTGGAACGGGCAGGCGGCGTAGGGCTAAACGCGACCACCTCCGCGGACGCAACGCGCTACTTCTACAGCTTTCCGGCCAACAAGCTGGAACTATGGATGTCGCTAGAGTCCGACCGATTCCTTGATCCCGTCTTTCGTGAGTTTTACGAAGAAAAGGACGTAATCCTGGAAGAGCGGCGAATGCGGACGGACAACTCGCCCATCGGCAAGATGGTGGAAGCATTTCTAGAAGCGGGCTTTCCAGATCATCCCTACGGCCGCCCAATCATCGGCTACGAAGAAGATATTCGCAACCTGACCCGCCGAGATATTCAGGACTTTTTCGACACCTATTACACGCCAGACCGCATCACAATAGCGGTGGTGGGCGACGTTGATCCCGCCGAGGTGAAGCGGTTGGCAGAGATTTACTTTGGTCGCTTCCGCACTCGCAGCCGCGCCCCAAACATTACGGCTCCTCCGCCAAACCAGACCGGGCCGCGAGAAGTGGTGCTGCGACAGAAGACGGAACCCTGGTATTTGGTCGGCTATCAGCGCCCTGCCAGCGACGATGCCGACAATGCCACTTATCAGATTTTAGCCTCTGTGCTGACGGGCGGCCGCACCTCCCGACTCTACAAATCGCTGGTGGAAACGGGCATCTCGCTGAGTACGGATGTGGCAAATGGCTTTCCGGGCGATCGCTATTCCAACATGATGCTATTTTTCGCCCAAACCGCACCGGGACACACCATTGACGAAATCGCCACCATCCTCAACGCTGAGCTAGAGCGGCTGAAGACGGAGCCAGTCGCGCCCGCAGAACTAGAGCGGGTGAAGACCCAGGCGCGGGCAGGAATGCTGCAACTGCTGGCATCGAATCGGGGCATGGCTAGCCTGTTGCCGGAATATGAAGCAAATACTGGAGACTGGCGCAATTTATTTGAAGACCTGAAGGCGTTTGAATCGGTGACGGCAGAAGACGTGCAGCGGGTCGCCCAGTCGCTATTTGTGCCGCAAAAGCTGACGATTGGTAAGCTGCTGCCGGAGGAGTAG